One Caldanaerobius fijiensis DSM 17918 genomic window carries:
- a CDS encoding L7Ae/L30e/S12e/Gadd45 family ribosomal protein has product MIKLVNNQRIYSLLGLAQRAGRIKSGIFLSRQAILKKKAKIVIVAEDAANNTVRQIITLCKRYEIPVFVYGKKEELGSCLGKGERSVLCVTDSGFAEAIYKALKG; this is encoded by the coding sequence ATGATAAAATTGGTAAATAATCAAAGGATTTATTCGTTATTGGGGTTAGCTCAACGAGCAGGTAGGATTAAATCGGGGATATTTTTATCAAGGCAGGCTATATTGAAAAAAAAGGCGAAGATAGTAATAGTTGCGGAAGACGCTGCAAACAACACGGTAAGACAGATAATAACTTTATGTAAGAGGTATGAAATACCTGTATTTGTATATGGCAAAAAAGAAGAGCTAGGCAGCTGTTTGGGCAAGGGTGAGAGATCTGTATTGTGCGTTACTGATAGTGGATTTGCCGAAGCCATATACAAGGCTTTAAAAGGATAA
- the rnpM gene encoding RNase P modulator RnpM: MAGVKKIPMRKCLGCMQSKPKRELIRIVRNAKTGVIQLDTTGKVSGRGTYFCPNEDCFRKALNKEKLEKALDTQVTEDDIERLREEYDKIGK; this comes from the coding sequence ATGGCGGGTGTAAAGAAAATACCTATGAGAAAGTGCCTGGGTTGTATGCAATCAAAGCCCAAGAGAGAATTAATAAGAATAGTGAGAAATGCCAAAACAGGTGTTATACAATTGGATACAACAGGTAAAGTGTCGGGACGTGGCACTTATTTTTGCCCTAATGAGGATTGCTTTAGGAAGGCATTAAATAAAGAAAAATTGGAAAAGGCACTGGATACCCAGGTTACAGAAGATGATATTGAAAGATTGAGAGAGGAATATGATAAAATTGGTAAATAA
- the nusA gene encoding transcription termination factor NusA codes for MDGELIEALNQIEKDKGVSKEIILEALETALITAYRKNYGTAQNAKVYINKETGAIKVMAQKVVVPEVHDEKMEISLEDAQKINSLYQLGDIVEVEITPKKFGRIAAQTAKQVVVQKIREAERGILYEDFLAKENDIIVGVVTRADKKNLLIDLGRMETTLPVSEQIPGESYKPGDRIKLYIVEVKKTTKGPVIIASRTHPGFVKRLFEQEVPEIYDGIVEIKSIAREAGSRTKMAVFSHDEKVDPVGACVGFKGARVQAVVNELRGEKIDIVKWSKDIGEFISNALSPANIVRVEINESEKAAKVFVPEYQLSLAIGKEGQNARLAAKLTGWKIDINGIETK; via the coding sequence ATGGATGGAGAACTTATTGAAGCTCTTAATCAAATAGAAAAGGATAAAGGCGTTAGTAAGGAAATTATTTTGGAAGCTTTGGAAACGGCTCTTATAACGGCCTATAGAAAAAATTATGGGACCGCGCAAAATGCAAAGGTTTATATAAATAAGGAGACGGGTGCTATAAAAGTCATGGCACAAAAGGTGGTGGTACCTGAGGTGCATGACGAAAAAATGGAAATAAGCCTTGAAGATGCCCAGAAGATAAATTCGCTTTATCAACTGGGCGATATAGTGGAAGTTGAGATTACGCCAAAAAAGTTTGGAAGAATTGCGGCTCAGACAGCTAAACAAGTTGTGGTGCAAAAAATAAGAGAAGCAGAAAGAGGCATATTATATGAGGATTTTCTGGCGAAAGAAAATGATATAATTGTAGGTGTTGTGACGAGAGCTGATAAAAAGAATTTGCTTATAGATCTTGGTAGGATGGAAACGACATTGCCTGTTTCAGAGCAGATTCCTGGGGAGAGTTATAAACCTGGTGATAGAATAAAGCTCTATATAGTTGAAGTAAAGAAAACGACAAAAGGTCCTGTTATAATAGCATCTCGTACGCATCCTGGTTTTGTAAAGAGACTTTTTGAACAAGAAGTGCCTGAGATATACGATGGGATTGTAGAAATCAAAAGCATAGCTCGAGAAGCAGGGTCCAGGACCAAGATGGCGGTTTTTTCACATGATGAGAAAGTGGATCCGGTAGGAGCGTGTGTGGGTTTTAAGGGTGCGAGAGTTCAAGCGGTAGTAAACGAATTAAGAGGCGAAAAAATAGATATAGTGAAATGGAGTAAAGATATTGGTGAATTTATATCTAACGCGTTGAGCCCTGCTAATATAGTAAGAGTAGAGATAAATGAAAGCGAGAAAGCAGCCAAGGTATTTGTACCAGAATATCAGTTGTCACTAGCTATTGGGAAAGAAGGTCAGAATGCCAGGCTGGCAGCCAAGCTTACAGGCTGGAAAATAGATATAAATGGTATAGAAACTAAATAG
- the rimP gene encoding ribosome maturation factor RimP gives MSKIERIAMDLLEPYIEDKDIEVVDIEYVKEGKDWYLRVYIDKPEGISIEDCEDLSRYLSDRLDEVDPIKHKYILEVSSPGIERPLKKPKDYERFKGEKIYVKLYQPVDGRKEFVGLLKDYRDGNVYIEIVQGEIMAIPLEKISLARLHFEF, from the coding sequence ATGTCAAAAATAGAAAGAATAGCAATGGATTTATTAGAGCCTTATATAGAGGATAAAGATATTGAGGTTGTAGATATAGAGTACGTAAAAGAAGGCAAAGATTGGTATTTAAGGGTGTATATTGATAAGCCTGAGGGGATAAGCATAGAAGACTGTGAAGATTTATCCAGATATTTGAGTGATAGACTGGATGAGGTGGATCCCATAAAGCACAAATATATATTGGAAGTATCATCTCCAGGCATTGAAAGGCCTTTGAAAAAACCGAAAGATTATGAACGCTTTAAAGGTGAAAAGATTTACGTGAAATTATATCAGCCTGTAGATGGTAGAAAGGAATTCGTGGGTTTACTCAAAGATTATAGAGATGGGAATGTGTATATAGAGATAGTCCAGGGAGAGATAATGGCAATACCGTTAGAAAAAATTTCATTGGCAAGGTTACATTTCGAATTTTAG
- a CDS encoding ferritin-like domain-containing protein, with amino-acid sequence MTEYYDFISKVYYALIDEAKAIKSYNVLLKMAPEEDIEIIKSIIEDEEKHYRYFLSMYMSMTYQAPPMFEIEVHLADEYADALEDALNDELGAAKYYMQILLLAPNMYYKERIHSIIVDEQIHATKLEHVYVKED; translated from the coding sequence ATGACAGAATATTACGACTTTATCTCAAAGGTGTATTATGCCTTGATAGATGAGGCTAAGGCCATAAAATCTTATAATGTGTTGCTTAAAATGGCTCCTGAAGAGGACATAGAGATAATAAAATCTATAATAGAAGATGAGGAAAAACACTACAGGTATTTTTTAAGCATGTATATGAGTATGACTTATCAGGCGCCGCCTATGTTTGAAATAGAAGTGCATCTGGCCGATGAATACGCTGATGCTTTAGAAGATGCTCTAAATGATGAGCTTGGTGCGGCCAAGTACTATATGCAAATACTGCTTTTAGCGCCTAACATGTACTATAAAGAACGGATACATTCCATAATCGTTGATGAACAGATTCATGCTACAAAATTAGAACACGTTTATGTAAAAGAAGATTAA
- the cobD gene encoding threonine-phosphate decarboxylase CobD — protein MRMEHGGNIYKAAEQYGINIDAIIDYSDNVNPLGVPYSAKQEIIKNIDALSHYPDPEYRELRMAISEYTGVDYKNIIVGNGATELISLFIKVLKPRKALVVMPAYSEYERELVINGAMVDHYVLKREVNYKGDINELCSMVQGKDIIVVCNPDNPTGTAFTVQEINKLAKVAMEYGAFLMVDETYVEFTDDISLFSSSSIINKYSNLFIIRGFSKYFGIPGLRIGYGLTSNLNLIENINDKKDPWSVNLLADMAARAVLRDEDYIRRSRDFMYTERRFMAAELKKIGNLKVYDSVCNFFLCEILSNISAREITENAIKKGMLIRDASTFKYLNNRQFRVCIKLRNENQMLLNFLKSVL, from the coding sequence ATGAGAATGGAACACGGAGGCAATATCTACAAAGCTGCAGAGCAATACGGAATAAATATAGATGCTATAATAGACTACAGTGACAATGTCAACCCATTGGGGGTGCCATACAGTGCAAAACAGGAAATTATTAAAAATATAGATGCACTTTCTCATTATCCCGATCCAGAATACCGTGAACTGCGAATGGCTATATCTGAATATACGGGAGTGGACTATAAAAACATCATAGTGGGAAATGGTGCTACAGAACTCATATCACTTTTTATAAAGGTTTTAAAACCTCGAAAGGCTCTTGTAGTTATGCCTGCCTATTCAGAATACGAAAGGGAACTGGTTATTAATGGAGCTATGGTTGACCATTATGTTTTAAAGCGTGAAGTTAATTATAAGGGAGATATAAATGAGCTGTGCTCTATGGTACAAGGAAAAGATATTATTGTGGTATGTAACCCTGATAATCCTACAGGAACAGCTTTCACTGTACAGGAGATAAACAAACTGGCAAAAGTTGCTATGGAATATGGTGCATTTTTGATGGTTGATGAAACTTATGTTGAATTTACTGATGACATAAGTTTATTTTCATCTTCCAGTATTATAAATAAATATTCGAATTTGTTCATAATAAGGGGTTTTTCTAAGTATTTTGGTATTCCGGGCTTAAGAATAGGATATGGCTTGACATCAAATCTAAACCTCATTGAGAATATAAATGATAAAAAAGATCCCTGGTCTGTGAATCTGTTGGCAGATATGGCTGCAAGAGCTGTGTTACGGGATGAGGACTATATAAGGCGGTCACGGGATTTTATGTACACCGAAAGGAGATTTATGGCAGCAGAGCTAAAGAAGATTGGGAACTTAAAGGTATATGATTCTGTGTGCAATTTCTTTTTATGTGAGATATTAAGCAACATTTCTGCCAGAGAAATTACAGAAAATGCCATAAAAAAAGGTATGCTCATAAGGGATGCATCGACATTTAAGTACCTAAATAATAGGCAATTTAGAGTATGTATAAAGCTCAGAAATGAGAATCAAATGCTTTTAAATTTTCTTAAAAGTGTATTATGA
- a CDS encoding ROK family protein, whose translation MSDKKYIVGVDLGGTKLSTVIINKSGEILARANVPTDAQKGPDAVIQKIKDTIHQVMDEVGATVDDLEGIGIGSPGPLDAETGVIKFTPNLPGWINIPLKDKVQEEFNVPIKVDNDANAAAVGEGTFGAGKGVKNFVYITVSTGIGGGAFIEGKLFHGENSNGAELGHTTIDMHGPQCGCGNYGCWEALASGTAFTKFAIDGLKHGRRKSLILDMVNGDLEKIDAKIVFDAARKGDEYALEMVEREAELLGVGISNIINNFNPRRIIIGGGMSNDLDMMYDRIMKEIDKRALKANAEVVEIVRAKLGKDAGVLGAAALILNQ comes from the coding sequence ATGTCGGATAAAAAGTACATAGTTGGTGTTGATCTTGGAGGTACTAAATTAAGCACTGTTATTATAAATAAGAGCGGTGAGATACTGGCAAGAGCAAATGTGCCTACAGATGCACAAAAGGGACCTGATGCGGTAATACAAAAAATAAAGGATACCATACACCAGGTCATGGATGAGGTAGGAGCAACCGTGGATGATTTAGAAGGAATCGGAATAGGTTCTCCGGGCCCACTGGATGCTGAGACCGGGGTTATAAAATTTACTCCCAATCTTCCTGGATGGATAAATATACCGTTGAAGGATAAAGTACAGGAGGAATTCAATGTTCCTATAAAGGTGGATAATGATGCTAATGCTGCTGCTGTTGGAGAAGGGACCTTTGGTGCAGGTAAGGGTGTGAAGAACTTTGTGTATATCACTGTAAGTACGGGTATTGGCGGAGGAGCTTTTATTGAAGGCAAGCTGTTCCACGGTGAGAACTCTAATGGAGCTGAACTGGGTCATACGACTATAGATATGCACGGACCTCAGTGTGGTTGTGGCAATTATGGCTGCTGGGAGGCTTTAGCATCGGGTACTGCTTTTACAAAATTTGCAATTGATGGCCTTAAACATGGTAGAAGAAAATCTTTGATACTGGATATGGTAAACGGTGATCTGGAGAAAATCGATGCGAAGATCGTTTTTGATGCAGCAAGAAAAGGGGATGAGTATGCTCTTGAAATGGTGGAACGAGAAGCAGAGCTTTTAGGCGTGGGCATTTCTAATATAATAAATAATTTCAATCCACGCCGCATCATAATAGGTGGAGGTATGTCCAACGATCTGGATATGATGTACGACAGGATAATGAAAGAGATCGACAAAAGAGCATTAAAGGCCAATGCTGAAGTGGTGGAGATAGTCAGGGCAAAGCTGGGGAAAGATGCTGGTGTACTTGGTGCAGCGGCTTTGATTTTGAATCAATAA
- a CDS encoding ABC transporter ATP-binding protein has protein sequence MASVVLKGVTKVYQGGVVAVKDFNLDIADREFIVLVGPSGCGKSTTLRMVAGLEEITEGELYIGDRLVNDVPPKDRDIAMVFQNYALYPHMTVYDNMAFGLKLRKMPRAEIDKRVKEAARILDIEHLLDRKPKALSGGQRQRVALGRAIVREPKVFLMDEPLSNLDAKLRVQMRTELSKLHERLQTTFIYVTHDQTEAMTMGDRIVVMKDGVIQQVAGPQELYDYPVNKFVAGFIGSPEMNFIDARLVEKDGAIYAEFAGFSIKIPDGKVKKLKDKSYIGKEVTLGIRPEDIHDEEMFLEAYPEAAIDAKVEVVELMGAETFLYLNVKGHQLTARVDPRSSAREGDLIKVGFDVNKIHLFDKETEQTILNK, from the coding sequence ATGGCAAGCGTTGTATTAAAAGGTGTGACGAAGGTATATCAGGGTGGTGTTGTGGCTGTAAAGGATTTTAACCTGGACATAGCTGATAGGGAATTTATCGTCCTGGTTGGCCCATCGGGTTGTGGCAAATCGACCACCTTGAGAATGGTTGCAGGCCTTGAAGAGATAACTGAAGGGGAATTGTACATAGGCGATAGACTGGTAAATGATGTGCCGCCTAAAGATAGGGATATAGCGATGGTATTCCAGAACTACGCATTATATCCCCATATGACTGTGTATGATAACATGGCCTTTGGCCTCAAGCTGAGAAAGATGCCCAGGGCAGAAATTGATAAGAGGGTAAAAGAAGCAGCCAGAATATTGGACATAGAGCACTTACTGGATAGAAAACCCAAGGCCTTATCAGGAGGACAACGGCAGAGGGTCGCTCTGGGACGTGCAATTGTAAGAGAACCCAAAGTATTTTTGATGGATGAGCCCTTGTCAAATCTTGATGCCAAGTTGAGAGTTCAGATGAGGACAGAGCTTAGCAAATTGCATGAGAGATTGCAGACGACGTTTATTTATGTCACCCACGATCAAACTGAGGCTATGACCATGGGTGACAGAATCGTCGTGATGAAAGATGGCGTGATTCAGCAGGTTGCAGGCCCACAGGAATTGTACGACTATCCAGTAAATAAGTTTGTGGCAGGTTTTATAGGAAGCCCTGAGATGAACTTTATTGACGCCAGATTAGTAGAAAAAGACGGTGCTATTTACGCTGAATTTGCTGGATTTTCCATAAAAATACCTGATGGCAAAGTTAAAAAATTAAAAGATAAATCGTATATTGGAAAAGAAGTGACGTTAGGCATAAGGCCTGAGGATATACACGATGAAGAGATGTTCCTGGAAGCATATCCTGAGGCCGCTATAGATGCAAAGGTTGAGGTCGTGGAATTGATGGGAGCTGAGACATTCCTGTACTTAAACGTAAAAGGCCATCAGCTGACAGCCAGGGTTGATCCCAGGAGCAGCGCCAGAGAGGGAGATTTGATTAAAGTTGGTTTTGACGTGAACAAAATTCACCTCTTCGACAAAGAAACCGAGCAGACAATACTAAATAAATAG